The Emcibacter nanhaiensis genome contains the following window.
AACGCCTTTGACGACGTGATCCTGGAGCCGGTGGCCAAGCTGTACCGGAAATGGGGACCGCCGACCATCCGGACGGGGATTTCCAATATCGTCAATAACTGGCGGGAACCGGTCACTTTCGTTAACGATATCCTGCAGGCGCAGCCGGAACGGGCCGCGACCTCCATCACCCGCTTCCTGATCAATTCGACCTTCGGCCTGCTCGGCATACTTGATCCTGCAACGCATTGGGGGATTGAACGGCATTCCGAAGATTTCGGCGAGACGTTTGCCGTCTGGGGCTTCGGTGAAGGCCCCTACCTGATGCTGCCGATCCTCGGCCCGTCAAACGTGCGCGACTTTACCGGCTTTATGGTCGACTTCTTTTATGATCCGGTCAGCCTTTATCTGGAGCATAAGGGCTGGTGGTATCTCCGCTATGGCCGGCTGGCCCTGCGCGGCCTGATCTACCGCGAGGAAAACCTCGAAACCCTGGACGACCTCAGCAAGTCATCGACGGATTTTTACGCCACCCTGCGCAGTGCCTACCGCCAGATGCGCGCCTATGACATCAGGAACGGCCAGCTGGACACCACCGCCGAAGACGACCTGTTCGAGGACTTTGACGACGAAGAATACTGACGCCCGTCAGGAAGCGGAGATCGACTTACTCACGCGCTTGACCCGCTTTCTGCCCCGCAGCCGTTTATCGGCGATGATCTTGGCCCGCTTTTCAATGTAGTCCAGAATGGCGCCGGTAATATCCTTGCCGGTCGTTGTCTCAATCCCTTCCAGGCCCGGAGAGGAGTTGACCTCCAGAACCCTCGGTCCCTTTTCCGTCCGCAACAGGTCAACCCCGGCCACCGACAGCCCCAGAATACGGGCGGCCTTGATCGCTGTGGCCCGCTCTTCCTTTGTGATCCGGATCTTTGACGCCTTGCCGCCTTTGTGCAGGTTACTGCGGAAATCCCCTTCACTGCCGGTTCGCTTCATAGCCGCCACAACCCTGTTGCCGATGACAAAGCAGCGGATGTCCGTGCCGGCGGCCTCCTTGACAAATTCCTGCACCAGAATATCCGCATCGAGACCGCGGAAGGCGTCAATCACGGATTCCGCCGCTTTCTTGGTTTCCGCCAGCACCACGCCCTTGCCCTGGGTGCCGTGCAACAGCTTCAGGACCAGCGGCGCCCCGCCAACAATGCTGATCAGGTCATTGGTATCGCTGGGCGAACTGGCATATCCGGTGACCGGCATGCCAATGCCCTGGGCAGCCAGAAGCTGATGGGCGTACAGTTTGTCCCGCGACCGCCGGATCGCATCGGAGGAATTGAGACAGAAGATGTTCATGGCTTCAAACTGGCGCACAATCGCCGTCCCGTAGGACGTGATTGACGCCCCGATCCGCGGGATAACCGCATCATACTGCTGCAACACCTTGCCGCCGTAGCGCACTTCGGGCCGCGCGGAGGTGATATTCATGTAACAGCGTTTGGTGTTGATGACGTCCATGGTATGGCCGCGGCGCTCGGCTTCCTCCACCAGGCGACGGGAAGAGTAATTTTCCGGTTCACGGCTGAGCAGCAGGATCTTGAGCGGGCGATGTTCCGGTTCAACCGGCACAAGTTCGTCATAAAGGCTGTCAGAAAGGACACCACACAGGCATGACTGCACCGGATCAACGATCGCCCGGCCTTCCAGGGCGGACCGCCCCAGAAGCATGCGATAGGCCATATTTTCCCGGAAGGTCAGGGAAATTTCCACCGGCCAGGACTGCCCGCCAATCTCCAGCGTCGTGGCAATAATATGCCTGAGTTCTGTCTGGCCGTTGGAACTGGTCACTTCCCTCTTATCGACCAGCGGCGCGGCGCAGTGGATTTCAATATCAGGGCGTTCCGGCAGCGGATGAACGCCGAAAGACACCATTTTCTTGCCGCGTTCGGTATATTCGTAAATACCAAACGCATGCAGAGCAGAAGTTTTCGCACCGGTATCCACCTTGGCCTTGATGGCCGGCAGCCCCAAGTCAGGCAGGGACAACCATTCTTCCCACCCAACTTTAACCTTTTCGACTTCCGTCATAGCGCAACTCCTTTCCCCTCAGATATTTCCGTTTCGTCTATACCACTAACATTAATGATTTAGGTCATTGCCTCAAGGACAATGAACTATTAATCTCATTTACCAATAGGGAAAGATAAAAAGTAAGTAAAAAGTATGCCGAGGAAACTCCAAGCCGAAAAATTACCGGCCGCAGGAGTGCCGGCACGGTTTCAATGCATAAGGGTGACCAAATGACTGAAGTAAATACTGATTTGTCCATGGACCAGAAGCTCCGCAACCGAGCGTTACTGAGCAGCCGCGTGTTCCTGCTGGTCCAGTGGCCGGCCTATATCGTTCTGGGCGTCGTTGGCGTGCTGCTGCCCGCCCTGACCCATGTGGACGAAGCGCCCCTGATTGGCGCCATCCTGCTGGCGCTCGCTTTTTCGAAAATTATCGTCATGATCAAGACCGGTCCGGGACCCGGCACCTGCCTCTGCTGGCGCGCCGGAGTTACGGTCCTCAATATCCTGGCCGCGCTCCTGATCCTGGTGAATCCCTTCTCGCTCGATCTGCCGCTGCATATGGTCGTCGGCGCCTATATGGTACCGGCAAGTTTCTATGTGGTGCTGGAGGGCAGATATTCCTTCCTCGACCGGCGCATTGAAATCGTAACCTACAGCGGTTTCCTGGGCATGGCCATCGGTGTATCCGTGTTTGCCGGGGTCCCGGATATTTCTTTCTGGACACCGACTTTTGCCTACAGCCTCTATCTGCTGATCCTGGGATATACCTCGCAGCATTTTACCTTCCTGAAAATTCCAAGCGGAGACTTCCAGGGCGCAAAATAGCTGCCTATTCCGGAAATGAACGGGATCAGAGTACTAGACAGCAACAGCCGAAGTGTGGGCGGAAGAATCATTGCAGGGGACCAGAATTGTCACTTCGGTCCCCTTTCCGACTTCACTTTCAATAAGCAGTTTTCCACCATGCAGTTCAACCAGATGTTTACACAGCGGCAGGCCAAGGCCGGCCCCGTCGTGGCTACGTGACTGGGCAGGCGCCACCTGCCCAAAGGGAAGCAGGGCTAATTTAATATCATCCCGGCTCATGCCAATTCCCTCATCCCGGACATAAAACACCAGATGTCCGGAAGAATTACTGGTCAAACCTAGGGATACCCGGCCGCCCTCGAGAGAGAATTTAATGGCATTGGAGAGGAGGTTTGACAGGATCTGGCGGACAGCACCCTCATCCATATAGACCTCATCAATCTGATCCGGGTTCTCGACGACAAGATTTATGCCCCCTGCTGCGGCAACAGGGGAAAATTTGTCATATTTGTCCTGCAGGATTTTCCCGATACAGACCGCTGCCGGCGCAATTTCAAATTTTCCGGTCTCGAGCCTGGAAATTTCCAGCACATTGTCGACAAGGCCGAGCAATTTCTCGCCACTGTCATGAATGTCCCGAATATATTCCTTGTATTTTTCATGCCCCAAACTGCCAAAATATTCTTGCATGATCATTTCGGAATAGCCGATGATAGCATTCAAGGGCGTATGCAATTCATGACTCATATTGGCCAGAAAATCATTCTTGACCCGACTGAGTTCCAGCGCCTGTTTCATCAGATCGTCATGCCGCTGCTTGCAATTCTTCTGCTCAGTAATATCAGTTCTGACTGACACATAGTGGGTTGGCGTACCGGAATTTTCCTCAAGAAAAGGAACAATTGTTGAATAGACCCAATAGGGTTCTCCCGCCTTGTTCAGGTTACAGATTTCCCCCTGCCATACTTCACCCGAGGAGATGTCCCGCCAAATCTCTTTGTAAAATTCCGGTTTGTGTTTCCTGGATTTGAGAATTCGGTGATTTTGCCCCATCAATTCCGAAGAAGAATATCCGGAAATATCACAGAACTTCTGGTTCACGTAAATAATGGTACCCGATGTATCTGTGATCGAAACCAATGCATGGTGATCGAGTGTTTTTTCCAGATTCTTGGTATAATTTTCCGCCAGCGATAGCTTTTCGCTGGTCGCTGCATATCTGACTTCCGTTTCTGTTTCGCGGGTCTTGTCCCGAACGGTTCCCGACACGGCCTTTATCCGCCCCTTGACATTGATTTCGGGCCCCCCTTTCACTTCTATATATTTGCTCCCCCCCGCCACTCCGGCAATTGCAAAAGTGTGAACGAAGGGCTTGCCTTTCCCGAATGCCTCCTCAATGCTGTTTTCCAGTTCCCGCCAGTCATCCTCATCAAAAAGTTCACCCATAGTTTCCAGTGTCGGTGCAAAATTCTGAGCAAAAACGTCATGAATTTTATAGACCTCGAGAGACCAGTGAACATGCCTGGTATTTTTGTCTACGCGCCAGAATCCTACCCCTGCCTCTTCCCCTATTTTCAGCAATCGCTTGCGGAGATACCCTTCTGCTGAAACGTTAGTCCCGACCTTCAGACAATATTGCTTGCCGCGCAAATAAAAGCTGAAGCTGCGCCATTTCACCGAAATTACATTTTCATCACGGTCTTCCTGGTCCCACACAGTCTCTTTGGGTTTATCATCGAAAAGCTGCTTCTTCACTCCAACGGCTTCGTCAGGAGTAAGATCTGAAAAAACGCCTTTTCCCCCTTCACCGAAAATATCGGGAGATTTTGCTGGGAACGTCTCCTGGTAACGCCGATTGGAAGCGAGAAGACTGCCGTCAATACCCGTCAGGACGAGAAATTTATATTCGATTACATAATGCCCAAAAAAATCCGTCAGGACTTTAAAAAAATCCATTGTATCCTCTACACAAGGTCTCTGCCTGGCTTGGCGCTTCCATCAAATAATTGAATATACATGCATTATTTGACGTGACGCCCGTTAATTACCTCTTCTATCCCGGAAATCCACGGGACACTGCTGCATCGCCCCTGCCGATATCCGGCTTCACATATATGCTATAATGTATAACATTACAATATTGTAAAATGATAAATCAATATTGTATATTGAGGAAAATTCTATCGTCATACATTTTCGCACGCCTTCGAGATTTTCTTGCGTGCCGGAGGCACTCTCGGCTCCGGCCGGGCGAAAACGACAATTGACCTTTGAAAAACATGGCCGGCCGGCCGGCACCGCCGGTCAGCCGGCGATGGATTTTCTTTTCAGCGTTATTTCATCTGTGGGTATGCGGACAGTGATACAGGTCCCTGCCCCCGGCTCGCTGTCCAACAGCAGTTCTCCGCCGTGCAATTGGGCCAGATGCTTGCAAAGCGGCAGGCCAAGGCCTGTGCCCTGATACCCTCTGGACTGGGCGTCCTTGACCTGACCGAATGGCGACAGGGCAATCTCCATGTCCCGCTTGCTCATCCCGACACCGTCATCCTTGACTTCGATGGTTGCCATCCCGGCACACTCCCCCCGAACGGTCAGTGTTACCTGCCCCGCGGCAGAAGAGAATTTAATGGCATTGGAGACCAGGTTGGCGATGATCTGTTTTACGGCTTTCTCATCCACATAGACCATATTGAGGCTATCCGGATTTTCGACCTGTAGTTTGACTTCGGCAACCTCAGCCATCGGGACAAATTCATGGAAAATGTCATCCAGAATTTTTTCCATTTCAGCAGGCGCAGGAGTAATCTCATAACGACCGGCCTCAATTTTTGAAATATCCAGCACATCATTGATCAGCCCCAGCAAACGATCGCCGCTACTATGAATATAATTCACATATTCCAGATATTTCTCGTTGCCAATTTTCCCGAAATATTGTTCCTGCAACATCTCTGAATAGCCGAGAATGGCATTGAGCGGCGTCCTGAGTTCGTGACTCATGTTGGCCAGGAAATCGCTTTTGGCCTGACTCAGCTCGATCGCCTTGTGCAACAGTTCATCCTGATGTGACTGGAATGTTTTCAACTGGGTGATATCGGTCCGCACTGATACATAGTGCAGAGGCTTTCCGGTTATGCTGTCAAGGAAGGGAACAATGGTGGAAGAAACCCAGTAGGGGTCGCCGGATTTCCTGAGATTGCAAATTTTACCGCGCCATACGTCACCGGAGGAAATGGTCCGCCACAGGTCCTCGTAAAACGCCGGCTCATGCTCATTGGATTTCAGTATCCTGTGATTCTGGCCGATCAGTTCCGCTGAAGAATAGCCGGAGACGTCACAGAATTTCTGGTTCACATATATGATCTTGCCGGCCACATCTGCAATGGAGACAAGCGCATGCTCATCAAGCGTTTTCTCCAGATGCTTGGTAATATCCTTCGCCCTTCGCAGTTCGTCATGGGTATCACTATGCCGGCTTTCCGCCTGCGCCTCGTCCGTCCGGTCCCTGAACGTGCCGCTGATGGCGATGATCTTGCCGTTCCGGTTAAACTCGGGCGATCCCTCGATCTCTATATGCTTCACCGCGTCCGCGTTGCAGGTGACAGTGCACCTGTTGGTGAAAGGTTTTCCCTTGCCTACGCAGTCGCGCATATTGTTATGGATCAGCGCGAAAACGTCTTCCCCATAGAGGGAACCAAGACTTCGCGTGGTAGGTACAAAGTCGCTCTCTGACAAGCCATGAATTTTATAGACCTCGGGCGACCAGTGGACTTCCCTGCTGTCGGTATTCACCCGCCAGTATCCGATCTTGGCGACGGAACCGATTTCCCTCAGCCTTTGCCGGAGATATTCCCGCTCGGTGACATCACAGCCGATTTTCAGCAGGTAATTCTGTCCGCCATGGTTAAATTCATAACAAAGCCATTCAATGCTGACAATGTCACCGGACAGGATTTCCTGGGTATGAACCTTGGTCCATGGTGCAAATTTGCGAATTTGGGCTTTGATGTCTTGCAGGTTATCCCGGTCCAGGCCGGCGAATTGCCGTGCCGATACATCATAACCGTCGTGCAATCCAAAACGGCTGATATAGAGATCATTGCCGACAATCAAATTGCCGTCATGATTTACAAGTGCCAGGTAATTGTTTTCCAGAGCAAAATAGCCCAGGAAATCCTGAAGGTGCTCAAAAAAACCCATTTCAACCCCGAGTACTATGCGTTGAGTGCAAGACTGCTATTGCGCTGACTTCCTGCAATGTTTTTTTTCGAGCACCCTCTACTTATCAGCGAAT
Protein-coding sequences here:
- a CDS encoding MlaA family lipoprotein; this translates as MKNHLLENVPGRSGNALLLILLLATILVSGCATRPPADDPAALAAYEEANDPLEPMNRAIFAFNNAFDDVILEPVAKLYRKWGPPTIRTGISNIVNNWREPVTFVNDILQAQPERAATSITRFLINSTFGLLGILDPATHWGIERHSEDFGETFAVWGFGEGPYLMLPILGPSNVRDFTGFMVDFFYDPVSLYLEHKGWWYLRYGRLALRGLIYREENLETLDDLSKSSTDFYATLRSAYRQMRAYDIRNGQLDTTAEDDLFEDFDDEEY
- a CDS encoding ATP-binding protein; translated protein: MGFFEHLQDFLGYFALENNYLALVNHDGNLIVGNDLYISRFGLHDGYDVSARQFAGLDRDNLQDIKAQIRKFAPWTKVHTQEILSGDIVSIEWLCYEFNHGGQNYLLKIGCDVTEREYLRQRLREIGSVAKIGYWRVNTDSREVHWSPEVYKIHGLSESDFVPTTRSLGSLYGEDVFALIHNNMRDCVGKGKPFTNRCTVTCNADAVKHIEIEGSPEFNRNGKIIAISGTFRDRTDEAQAESRHSDTHDELRRAKDITKHLEKTLDEHALVSIADVAGKIIYVNQKFCDVSGYSSAELIGQNHRILKSNEHEPAFYEDLWRTISSGDVWRGKICNLRKSGDPYWVSSTIVPFLDSITGKPLHYVSVRTDITQLKTFQSHQDELLHKAIELSQAKSDFLANMSHELRTPLNAILGYSEMLQEQYFGKIGNEKYLEYVNYIHSSGDRLLGLINDVLDISKIEAGRYEITPAPAEMEKILDDIFHEFVPMAEVAEVKLQVENPDSLNMVYVDEKAVKQIIANLVSNAIKFSSAAGQVTLTVRGECAGMATIEVKDDGVGMSKRDMEIALSPFGQVKDAQSRGYQGTGLGLPLCKHLAQLHGGELLLDSEPGAGTCITVRIPTDEITLKRKSIAG
- a CDS encoding sensor histidine kinase; this translates as MDFFKVLTDFFGHYVIEYKFLVLTGIDGSLLASNRRYQETFPAKSPDIFGEGGKGVFSDLTPDEAVGVKKQLFDDKPKETVWDQEDRDENVISVKWRSFSFYLRGKQYCLKVGTNVSAEGYLRKRLLKIGEEAGVGFWRVDKNTRHVHWSLEVYKIHDVFAQNFAPTLETMGELFDEDDWRELENSIEEAFGKGKPFVHTFAIAGVAGGSKYIEVKGGPEINVKGRIKAVSGTVRDKTRETETEVRYAATSEKLSLAENYTKNLEKTLDHHALVSITDTSGTIIYVNQKFCDISGYSSSELMGQNHRILKSRKHKPEFYKEIWRDISSGEVWQGEICNLNKAGEPYWVYSTIVPFLEENSGTPTHYVSVRTDITEQKNCKQRHDDLMKQALELSRVKNDFLANMSHELHTPLNAIIGYSEMIMQEYFGSLGHEKYKEYIRDIHDSGEKLLGLVDNVLEISRLETGKFEIAPAAVCIGKILQDKYDKFSPVAAAGGINLVVENPDQIDEVYMDEGAVRQILSNLLSNAIKFSLEGGRVSLGLTSNSSGHLVFYVRDEGIGMSRDDIKLALLPFGQVAPAQSRSHDGAGLGLPLCKHLVELHGGKLLIESEVGKGTEVTILVPCNDSSAHTSAVAV
- the rimK gene encoding 30S ribosomal protein S6--L-glutamate ligase codes for the protein MTEVEKVKVGWEEWLSLPDLGLPAIKAKVDTGAKTSALHAFGIYEYTERGKKMVSFGVHPLPERPDIEIHCAAPLVDKREVTSSNGQTELRHIIATTLEIGGQSWPVEISLTFRENMAYRMLLGRSALEGRAIVDPVQSCLCGVLSDSLYDELVPVEPEHRPLKILLLSREPENYSSRRLVEEAERRGHTMDVINTKRCYMNITSARPEVRYGGKVLQQYDAVIPRIGASITSYGTAIVRQFEAMNIFCLNSSDAIRRSRDKLYAHQLLAAQGIGMPVTGYASSPSDTNDLISIVGGAPLVLKLLHGTQGKGVVLAETKKAAESVIDAFRGLDADILVQEFVKEAAGTDIRCFVIGNRVVAAMKRTGSEGDFRSNLHKGGKASKIRITKEERATAIKAARILGLSVAGVDLLRTEKGPRVLEVNSSPGLEGIETTTGKDITGAILDYIEKRAKIIADKRLRGRKRVKRVSKSISAS